In Janthinobacterium sp. J1-1, a single genomic region encodes these proteins:
- a CDS encoding WD40 repeat domain-containing protein, translating into MKVKPLNLGCAYSVRFSPDGTRLAVLGHDLILWDVAARQKLWRGKPVPHCSAMAFSPDGSRLAVKSTTGLMAVVDAASGDVIVNFRNKKDGEGSGPAWSPCGQYLADGGWNGRLQVREAATGEVVFAHEHRGEMLRGVSAIDGGQRLLVLHGVKSVEEGQAQPPDYVTVWEWPLQAGAGRTVLSLAGLSSIAASTDGRYLAALHRVDGLEQLSVFALADGRQLASTPAGQGGGTGNTLCWSPDGDTVGRIGKGKLEFYGWPGLALRQELAFIYPCALAFLPGTPLVAIGSWEKGALMELTLNAAAVP; encoded by the coding sequence ATGAAGGTAAAACCGTTGAACCTGGGCTGCGCCTACAGCGTGCGGTTTTCGCCCGACGGCACGCGCCTGGCCGTGCTCGGCCACGACCTGATCCTGTGGGACGTGGCGGCGCGCCAGAAGCTGTGGCGCGGCAAGCCGGTGCCCCATTGTTCGGCCATGGCGTTTTCGCCCGACGGCAGCCGGCTGGCCGTGAAAAGCACCACCGGCCTGATGGCGGTGGTCGACGCCGCGTCCGGCGACGTGATCGTCAACTTCCGCAACAAGAAGGACGGCGAAGGCAGCGGCCCGGCCTGGTCGCCGTGCGGACAATACCTCGCCGACGGCGGCTGGAACGGCCGCCTGCAGGTACGGGAAGCGGCTACCGGCGAGGTCGTCTTCGCGCACGAGCATCGCGGCGAAATGCTGCGCGGCGTGAGCGCCATCGACGGCGGCCAGCGCCTGCTGGTCCTGCACGGCGTGAAATCGGTGGAAGAAGGGCAGGCGCAGCCGCCCGATTATGTCACCGTATGGGAATGGCCCCTGCAGGCCGGCGCCGGCCGCACCGTGCTGTCGCTGGCTGGCCTGAGCTCGATTGCCGCTTCGACCGATGGCCGCTACCTGGCGGCGCTGCACCGCGTTGACGGCCTCGAACAGCTGTCGGTGTTTGCGCTGGCCGATGGCCGGCAGTTGGCCAGCACGCCCGCCGGGCAGGGCGGCGGCACCGGCAATACGCTGTGCTGGTCACCCGACGGCGATACGGTAGGGCGCATCGGCAAGGGCAAGCTGGAGTTTTATGGCTGGCCCGGACTGGCACTGCGGCAGGAGCTGGCTTTCATCTATCCGTGTGCGCTGGCGTTCTTGCCGGGTACGCCATTGGTGGCCATAGGCTCGTGGGAAAAAGGGGCGCTGATGGAGTTGACGCTCAATGCGGCAGCGGTGCCGTGA
- a CDS encoding TerB N-terminal domain-containing protein, which translates to MHFRQHGLLFYLALVAGIVVVFLMLFFGRLAGLISVCAGILYVYLRYRIRRASEHGALFEQDEVLKTISATCAASGTAGVLEETTTNESKATSMVQYSSDDARSSSEAAGFRIPPPPAEPIMARWFARNDAVTVAGLSIPSGMVYVGERLPGQYGTPDPCLIDPLKTVDLLADYNEAHTHNDWPNYSDVSPRARGAYLKWLADGRSGPEADIANIWLFFFGLERRVLLDYKFDKALASELPQIAKELLRLLKHYGKKSSLFHRQCSDFLEIVNLLQAPPQLYLQAMPEFPAGAVMPMYLRLAIGQAVADQQPIPVQLAWAWVQHEPSIMLRTAAIRCPEQFHALFLKTYVAKHGDRIKIRPTATRLKCVYMPASYAMRGTEGIVVETGDVPDVRTMDGPVNFLQKVVDACAAELDAYSRFVGRFPEQRHALEALVHLPLAIWPPSAMQALHDIRTALADGAMALPLASLASRFNAQAVLSSEIVNTLVNALASVQVATEPELSTTGKHGGDQVVALFLMPVAHPDKGAPVEDPVATLALELLIMQAQLNDVFSDEKLVVLDAQIASWTQLPTLQQRRLMARARLLRQEPLLPTAMRRKVAAAGEAAREACAAFIVRIAGTAAHMPRAEVAVLERLYAFLDVDSKKLYVALHGSAMAPATNHATVCDRPPAGVVTLDIARIAQLHSDNEKLAVLLGNIFVDDPVPEPAAIVPASTPASGGVPGLDAAHTAFMRQLLARSSWPRSELEALARSLDMMLDGALEHLNEACLDAYDCLCSEGNDPIDINPDIHERIAP; encoded by the coding sequence ATGCATTTTCGACAGCACGGCTTGCTCTTTTATTTGGCGTTGGTGGCTGGCATTGTTGTCGTCTTCCTGATGCTGTTCTTCGGAAGACTGGCAGGGCTGATTTCAGTGTGTGCCGGCATACTGTATGTTTATCTGCGATATCGGATTCGTCGGGCCAGCGAGCATGGCGCTTTATTTGAGCAAGATGAAGTGTTGAAAACAATCAGTGCGACATGCGCGGCATCTGGCACGGCAGGCGTGCTGGAAGAAACAACCACTAACGAGAGCAAGGCGACATCGATGGTGCAATACAGTTCAGATGACGCGCGTTCTTCTTCCGAGGCTGCCGGCTTTCGCATTCCCCCGCCACCTGCCGAGCCAATCATGGCGCGCTGGTTTGCACGCAATGATGCGGTCACCGTTGCCGGTTTATCGATTCCTTCAGGCATGGTTTACGTCGGAGAACGCTTGCCAGGACAATATGGCACGCCGGATCCCTGCCTGATCGATCCCCTGAAAACGGTCGATCTGCTTGCTGATTACAACGAGGCGCATACCCACAATGACTGGCCCAATTATTCCGACGTGTCACCGCGCGCTCGCGGTGCCTATTTGAAATGGCTGGCTGACGGACGTAGTGGACCGGAGGCCGATATCGCGAATATCTGGCTGTTTTTCTTTGGCCTGGAACGCCGGGTTCTGCTTGACTACAAGTTCGACAAGGCACTTGCTTCGGAGTTGCCGCAGATTGCAAAAGAATTGCTGCGTCTGTTAAAACATTATGGGAAAAAATCGTCGTTATTTCACAGGCAATGTAGCGACTTTCTGGAAATAGTCAACCTGTTACAGGCGCCGCCGCAGTTGTATCTGCAAGCGATGCCGGAATTTCCTGCCGGCGCCGTGATGCCCATGTATCTGCGTCTCGCCATCGGTCAAGCCGTGGCCGACCAGCAGCCGATTCCGGTACAGCTGGCCTGGGCCTGGGTGCAGCACGAGCCGTCCATCATGCTGCGTACGGCAGCCATCCGTTGCCCTGAACAATTCCACGCGCTCTTTCTGAAGACGTATGTTGCCAAGCATGGCGACCGTATCAAGATACGGCCGACGGCAACCAGGCTGAAATGCGTGTATATGCCAGCGTCTTATGCCATGCGAGGCACCGAGGGGATTGTTGTCGAGACAGGCGATGTTCCTGATGTGCGCACCATGGATGGCCCCGTCAATTTCCTGCAAAAAGTCGTCGATGCTTGCGCAGCCGAACTCGACGCTTATAGCCGTTTTGTCGGGCGTTTTCCCGAACAACGCCATGCGCTGGAAGCGCTGGTGCATTTGCCGCTGGCCATCTGGCCGCCATCGGCAATGCAAGCTCTGCATGATATCAGGACGGCATTGGCCGATGGTGCCATGGCGTTGCCGTTGGCGTCGCTGGCCAGCCGTTTTAATGCGCAAGCGGTGCTCAGCAGCGAGATAGTGAACACACTGGTAAATGCCCTGGCCTCGGTGCAAGTGGCAACCGAACCCGAGCTGTCGACGACGGGCAAGCATGGTGGGGACCAGGTCGTGGCGCTGTTCCTGATGCCCGTCGCCCACCCCGATAAAGGCGCGCCGGTGGAAGACCCGGTTGCCACGCTGGCGCTGGAACTGCTGATCATGCAGGCGCAGCTCAACGACGTGTTCAGCGATGAAAAACTGGTGGTGCTCGACGCGCAGATAGCCTCCTGGACGCAACTGCCAACGTTGCAACAGCGCAGGCTGATGGCGCGTGCGCGATTGCTGCGGCAAGAACCGCTGCTGCCTACTGCGATGCGGCGCAAGGTGGCGGCCGCTGGAGAGGCGGCGCGCGAAGCGTGCGCCGCGTTCATCGTGCGCATCGCCGGCACTGCCGCCCATATGCCGCGTGCCGAGGTAGCCGTGCTGGAGCGGCTGTATGCCTTTCTCGATGTCGACAGTAAAAAACTGTATGTTGCCTTGCACGGCAGCGCAATGGCACCGGCAACAAATCACGCTACCGTATGCGACCGCCCCCCTGCCGGCGTGGTCACGCTCGATATCGCGCGTATAGCCCAATTACACAGCGATAACGAAAAACTGGCCGTTTTGCTAGGTAATATTTTCGTCGATGACCCCGTGCCCGAGCCTGCGGCAATCGTGCCTGCCAGTACGCCTGCGTCAGGCGGCGTGCCCGGGCTCGATGCGGCGCACACGGCATTCATGCGCCAGCTCCTGGCCCGTTCGTCCTGGCCGCGCAGCGAGCTGGAAGCGCTGGCGCGCAGCCTGGACATGATGCTCGACGGTGCGCTGGAACATCTCAATGAAGCCTGCCTCGACGCCTACGACTGCCTTTGTTCGGAAGGCAACGACCCGATTGACATCAATCCCGACATCCACGAAAGAATCGCGCCATGA
- a CDS encoding ATP-binding protein: MSLPPIRPRDRDAVLQSLRAGVVPRVGQHLIQVGRKHEIETLVADLDRLVDGGSAIRFVIGEYGSGKTFFLNLIRAVAMEKKLVTANADLNPDRRLHATGGQARSLYAELMRNLSTRTKPDGGAMTGIVEKFVSTAKTEAAAQGVATETVIRQKLEHLTEMVNGFDFADVIAAYYQGFETGNEQLKADAIRWLRGEFNTKTEARQALGVRAIVDDASFYDQLKLFARFVRLAGFTGFVVCLDELVNLYKLANTAARNANYEQILRILNDTLQGNTEGLGFILGGTPEFLQDPRRGLFSYPALQSRLAENTFATAGLVDYSGPVLRLASLTPEDFYVLLQKVRNVHAYGVAEKFALPDEAIHAFMEHCARRVGEAYFRTPRTTITSFVGLLAVLEQNPSARWQALLEQVDVFADTGGAADAQLEADEDFAGFRI; the protein is encoded by the coding sequence ATGAGTTTGCCACCTATCCGCCCCAGGGACCGCGATGCCGTCCTCCAGTCCTTGCGTGCCGGTGTGGTGCCACGCGTCGGGCAGCACTTGATACAGGTGGGCCGCAAGCATGAGATAGAAACACTGGTGGCCGATCTGGACCGGCTTGTCGACGGTGGCTCGGCGATCCGTTTCGTGATCGGGGAGTATGGTTCCGGCAAGACGTTTTTCCTGAACCTGATACGCGCCGTGGCGATGGAAAAGAAACTGGTCACTGCCAATGCCGACCTGAATCCGGACCGGCGCCTGCATGCCACGGGTGGGCAGGCGCGCTCGCTGTATGCCGAATTGATGCGCAACCTGTCCACACGCACCAAGCCGGATGGCGGCGCGATGACGGGCATCGTCGAGAAATTTGTCTCGACGGCGAAAACCGAAGCGGCGGCGCAGGGCGTGGCGACCGAAACGGTGATACGCCAGAAGCTTGAACACCTGACGGAGATGGTCAATGGCTTTGATTTTGCCGATGTGATTGCCGCGTATTACCAAGGTTTTGAGACGGGCAATGAACAATTGAAGGCCGACGCCATCCGCTGGCTGCGCGGCGAATTCAATACCAAGACCGAAGCGCGCCAGGCGCTGGGCGTGCGGGCCATCGTCGACGATGCCTCGTTCTACGACCAGCTCAAGCTGTTTGCGCGCTTCGTGCGCCTGGCGGGCTTTACGGGCTTTGTCGTCTGTCTCGATGAACTGGTCAATTTGTACAAGCTGGCCAATACCGCCGCGCGCAATGCCAACTACGAGCAAATCCTGCGCATCCTGAATGACACCTTGCAGGGCAATACCGAAGGACTCGGTTTTATCCTGGGTGGCACGCCTGAGTTTTTGCAAGATCCGCGCCGTGGCCTGTTCAGCTATCCCGCATTGCAAAGCCGCCTGGCGGAAAATACCTTTGCCACGGCGGGCCTGGTCGATTACAGCGGCCCGGTGCTGCGCCTGGCCAGCCTGACCCCCGAAGATTTTTATGTCTTGCTGCAAAAAGTGCGCAACGTCCATGCATATGGCGTGGCCGAGAAATTCGCCCTGCCTGACGAAGCGATTCACGCCTTCATGGAGCATTGCGCAAGGCGCGTCGGCGAGGCCTATTTCAGGACGCCGCGTACCACCATCACGTCCTTTGTCGGCTTGCTGGCGGTACTGGAGCAAAATCCGTCGGCACGCTGGCAAGCGTTGCTGGAGCAGGTCGATGTGTTTGCCGATACCGGCGGCGCAGCCGACGCCCAGCTGGAAGCGGACGAAGATTTCGCCGGCTTCCGGATCTGA
- a CDS encoding DEAD/DEAH box helicase has translation MSAGEQRASTAFSLLDVRIQRWIWTEKWSVLRDAQERAIPALIGCDRDVLIAAATAAGKTEAAFFPILTHLLANTRDTGLCIYISPIKALINDQFMRLERLCEQLEIPVWPWHGDISSSSKNRFFKQSSGVVLITPESLEAMLCNRGFQVPQLFARLRYIVVDELHAFIGSERGKQLQSLMQRMELAVGRKVVRVGLSATLGDLGMAAEFLRLRGGGAVETINSNADPVRLQLEIKGYVEPAHLPAEQQDAAAVTTSSIVRHLFDTLRGSNNLVFPNTRGLVEEYAHALGRLCEQQHIANEFWPHHGNLSRDIREETEAALKNKASHATAICTNTLELGIDIGAVKSIAQIGSPPSVASMRQRLGRSGRRPGEPAILRGYVTEQALMKDSTLDVQLRTGLFTFAAMVSLLEDKWVEPPQTDGLHFSTLIQQLLSLIAQRGGVQAGDAYRTLCVQGPFPALDKADFLDMLRHMGKLELIQQDASGVLLHGAKGERIVNHYSFYAAFAAEEEYRVVCDSRVLGSLPVSSSVSIGDYIVFAGKTWRVETIDDDGKTILVSKTSIGKAPVFTGGKGHRHAKIRERMRDLYRGTAVPHFLDAAAVLLLQEGRDSYARCRLDQRVMLSMGSNIYLLTWLGDKQNEALAAVLRKAGLSVSVSGPAIEIFAKETGQQRIAQCLRAFASQPPPDAQKLLAGAFNLRREKWDWALPEHLLKKSYASLQMDVAGAHAWAQQYAATPQEHDA, from the coding sequence GTGTCCGCCGGCGAACAGCGCGCATCGACCGCATTCAGCTTGCTGGACGTACGCATCCAGCGCTGGATATGGACAGAAAAATGGAGCGTCTTGCGCGACGCGCAGGAGCGGGCGATTCCGGCGCTGATCGGCTGCGACCGCGATGTGCTGATTGCCGCCGCTACTGCCGCCGGCAAGACCGAGGCCGCTTTCTTTCCCATCCTGACGCATTTGCTGGCCAATACCCGGGACACCGGCCTGTGCATCTATATCAGTCCGATCAAGGCCCTGATCAATGACCAGTTCATGCGCCTGGAACGGCTGTGCGAACAGCTGGAGATTCCCGTCTGGCCCTGGCATGGCGATATTTCATCGTCGTCAAAAAACCGCTTTTTCAAGCAATCCTCGGGCGTGGTGCTGATTACGCCGGAATCGCTCGAAGCGATGCTGTGCAATCGCGGCTTCCAGGTGCCGCAGTTGTTTGCCAGGCTGCGCTATATCGTGGTTGACGAGCTGCATGCCTTTATCGGTAGCGAGCGCGGCAAGCAGCTGCAGTCGCTGATGCAGCGCATGGAACTGGCGGTGGGGCGCAAGGTGGTGCGGGTCGGCCTGTCCGCGACCTTGGGTGATCTTGGCATGGCGGCCGAATTCTTGCGCCTGCGCGGTGGTGGCGCGGTCGAGACCATCAATTCGAATGCCGATCCTGTGCGTCTGCAGCTTGAAATCAAGGGCTATGTGGAGCCCGCACATTTGCCGGCAGAGCAGCAGGATGCTGCCGCCGTCACGACCAGTTCCATCGTCCGTCATTTGTTCGACACCTTGCGCGGTTCGAACAACCTGGTCTTTCCGAATACCCGCGGGCTGGTCGAGGAATACGCCCATGCTCTGGGCCGGCTGTGCGAGCAGCAGCATATCGCCAACGAATTCTGGCCGCATCACGGCAACCTGTCGCGTGACATACGGGAAGAAACCGAAGCGGCGCTCAAGAACAAGGCTAGCCATGCGACCGCCATTTGCACCAATACGCTGGAATTGGGCATCGATATCGGCGCCGTCAAAAGCATTGCCCAGATCGGCTCTCCGCCATCGGTGGCCAGCATGCGCCAGCGCCTGGGTCGTTCCGGGCGACGCCCCGGCGAACCGGCCATCTTGCGCGGCTATGTCACGGAACAGGCGTTGATGAAGGATTCCACCCTCGATGTGCAGTTGCGTACAGGGCTGTTTACGTTCGCTGCGATGGTCAGCCTGCTGGAAGACAAGTGGGTCGAACCGCCGCAGACGGATGGCTTGCACTTTTCAACCCTGATCCAGCAACTGCTGTCCCTGATTGCCCAGCGTGGCGGCGTACAGGCTGGTGACGCCTATCGTACGCTGTGTGTGCAAGGTCCCTTTCCCGCCTTGGACAAAGCTGATTTTCTCGATATGTTGCGCCATATGGGCAAGCTCGAACTGATACAGCAGGACGCATCCGGTGTGCTGCTGCATGGGGCAAAAGGCGAGCGCATCGTCAATCACTATTCTTTTTATGCCGCGTTTGCGGCGGAAGAAGAATATCGCGTGGTCTGCGATAGCCGCGTGCTGGGTTCCCTGCCGGTGTCGAGCAGCGTATCGATCGGTGACTACATCGTGTTTGCAGGAAAAACCTGGCGTGTCGAGACAATCGACGACGACGGTAAAACCATTTTGGTCAGCAAGACATCGATCGGCAAGGCGCCGGTGTTTACCGGCGGCAAAGGGCACCGGCATGCCAAGATCAGGGAACGCATGCGCGACCTGTACCGTGGCACCGCGGTGCCGCATTTTCTCGATGCCGCTGCCGTTCTCTTGCTGCAGGAGGGGCGCGACAGCTATGCGCGTTGTCGCCTGGATCAACGTGTGATGCTGAGCATGGGAAGCAATATCTATCTGCTGACCTGGCTAGGCGACAAACAGAACGAAGCGCTGGCCGCAGTGCTGCGCAAGGCCGGCTTGAGCGTCTCGGTATCGGGACCTGCGATCGAGATTTTCGCCAAGGAGACCGGCCAGCAGAGGATCGCGCAATGTCTGCGGGCGTTTGCCAGCCAGCCGCCGCCTGACGCGCAGAAACTGCTGGCGGGCGCCTTCAATCTGCGCAGGGAAAAATGGGACTGGGCGCTGCCCGAGCACTTGCTGAAAAAATCCTATGCCAGCTTGCAGATGGATGTGGCCGGAGCGCATGCCTGGGCGCAGCAATATGCGGCCACCCCGCAGGAGCATGACGCTTAA
- a CDS encoding flavin reductase family protein encodes MTDDRHFYEPAQGHGLPHDPFNAIVGPRPIGWIATRSNAGVLNLAPYSFFNAFNYTPPLIGFASIGRKDTLRNIEENGEFVWNLATRPLAEAMNASCAAAPPEVDEFALAGLTPLASRIVNVPRVLESPVSFECRRTQIIELQGLNGDGVGSWLVLGEVVGVHIARHLLVDGVYDTAAAAPILRGGGPADYFEVRADSLFRMRRPGYP; translated from the coding sequence ATGACCGACGATCGCCATTTTTACGAACCTGCGCAGGGCCACGGCCTGCCGCACGATCCCTTCAACGCCATCGTCGGGCCGCGTCCCATCGGCTGGATCGCCACGCGCAGCAATGCCGGCGTGCTCAACCTGGCGCCCTACAGCTTTTTCAATGCCTTCAATTACACGCCGCCGCTGATCGGCTTTGCCAGTATCGGCCGCAAGGACACCTTGCGCAATATCGAGGAAAACGGCGAGTTCGTGTGGAACCTGGCCACGCGGCCGCTGGCCGAGGCGATGAACGCCAGCTGTGCGGCGGCGCCGCCGGAAGTGGACGAATTCGCGCTGGCCGGCCTGACGCCGCTTGCCTCGCGCATCGTCAATGTGCCGCGCGTGCTGGAGAGTCCGGTGTCGTTCGAATGCCGACGCACGCAGATCATCGAACTGCAGGGCCTCAATGGCGACGGTGTCGGCAGCTGGCTGGTGCTGGGCGAGGTGGTGGGCGTGCATATCGCGCGCCATCTGCTCGTCGATGGCGTGTACGACACGGCGGCGGCCGCACCGATCTTGCGCGGTGGCGGTCCGGCCGATTATTTTGAAGTCAGGGCGGACAGCCTGTTCCGGATGCGCCGGCCCGGCTATCCCTGA
- a CDS encoding ATP-binding protein has translation MLNSSVVYREAPDLRGSEQALELRVAELSQQLVLAEAQKRELEAELFDARLLHGVSAMLIDEDSVGELYQHLVEAATVIMRSDFGSMQRYDPLRGELQMIANVGLKEEAVAFWQWVYPGRATTCGRALDLGQRVIVPDFEDCDFIAGSDDLAAFRKAGVRSAQSTPLLTRDGRLVGMITTHWTHCHQPPERDLRLLDIVARQAADLIERNTSAEALRNHASRLVEADRYKNEFLATLAHELRNPLAPIQTGLSILRIGKPEQAPRILTMMERQLGHMVRIIDDLLDVSRISRGMVTLKRARIALDAVIHSAIDTSRPLIDAARHQFTVTVPEQAVWLDADLTRLAQIVSNLLNNAAKYTPPGGRIALAVETVGREVLIHVRDTGIGIPAAMLSGIFELFTQVDSGMERSQGGLGVGLALAKQLAEMHDGSIEVASPGEGGGAVFTVRLPMLAEMAPDAAGDGAHATLMPARALRILVVDDNADAAHMLALLLDQLGHASSVVLEAPKAVAAALAFQPDLVFLDLGMPHLNGFDLARDLRAHPALNQACLVALSGWGTEDDRARSRHAGMAHHLTKPVMLDEVTALLTQVAQAA, from the coding sequence ATGTTGAACAGTAGCGTCGTCTATCGTGAGGCACCGGATTTGCGCGGTTCGGAGCAGGCGCTGGAATTGCGCGTGGCCGAACTGAGCCAGCAGCTGGTCCTGGCCGAGGCGCAAAAGCGGGAACTGGAAGCGGAGCTGTTCGATGCGCGTTTGCTGCATGGCGTCAGCGCCATGCTGATCGATGAGGACAGCGTCGGCGAACTGTACCAGCATCTGGTGGAGGCCGCCACGGTCATCATGCGTTCCGATTTCGGCAGCATGCAGCGCTACGATCCCTTGCGTGGCGAACTGCAGATGATCGCCAATGTCGGTCTCAAGGAGGAAGCGGTCGCCTTCTGGCAGTGGGTCTATCCGGGACGGGCCACCACCTGCGGCAGGGCGCTCGACCTGGGCCAGCGGGTGATCGTGCCGGACTTCGAAGACTGCGACTTCATCGCCGGCAGCGACGACCTGGCCGCGTTTCGCAAGGCGGGTGTACGCTCGGCCCAATCGACGCCGCTGTTGACGCGCGATGGCCGGCTGGTCGGCATGATCACCACCCACTGGACGCATTGCCACCAGCCGCCGGAGCGCGACCTGCGCCTGCTCGACATCGTGGCGCGCCAGGCCGCCGACCTTATCGAACGCAATACCTCGGCCGAGGCCCTGCGCAACCATGCCAGCCGGCTGGTCGAGGCCGACCGCTACAAGAATGAATTCCTGGCGACGCTGGCGCATGAGCTGCGCAACCCGCTGGCGCCGATCCAGACCGGCTTGTCCATCCTCCGGATCGGCAAGCCCGAGCAGGCGCCGCGCATCCTGACGATGATGGAGCGCCAGCTGGGCCACATGGTGCGCATCATCGATGACCTGCTCGACGTTTCGCGCATCAGCCGCGGCATGGTCACGCTCAAGCGCGCGCGCATCGCGCTCGACGCTGTCATCCATAGCGCCATCGATACCAGCCGCCCCCTGATCGATGCCGCCCGTCATCAGTTCACGGTCACCGTTCCCGAGCAGGCCGTGTGGCTCGATGCCGACCTGACGCGCCTGGCCCAGATCGTCAGCAATCTTCTCAACAATGCGGCCAAATATACGCCGCCTGGCGGCAGGATCGCGCTGGCGGTGGAAACCGTTGGCCGGGAAGTGCTGATCCATGTACGCGATACGGGCATCGGCATTCCGGCGGCCATGTTGTCCGGCATTTTCGAGCTGTTTACCCAGGTCGATTCCGGCATGGAGCGTTCGCAAGGCGGGCTGGGCGTCGGTCTGGCCCTGGCAAAACAGCTGGCCGAAATGCATGACGGCAGCATCGAGGTGGCCAGCCCGGGCGAGGGTGGCGGTGCGGTATTTACCGTGCGCCTGCCGATGCTCGCCGAGATGGCGCCGGATGCGGCCGGCGATGGCGCACACGCCACGCTGATGCCGGCGCGCGCCCTGCGCATCCTGGTGGTCGACGACAATGCGGATGCGGCGCACATGCTGGCGTTGCTGCTCGATCAACTGGGCCATGCCAGCAGCGTGGTGCTGGAAGCGCCAAAGGCCGTCGCGGCCGCGCTGGCATTCCAGCCCGACCTGGTATTTCTCGATCTCGGCATGCCCCATCTGAACGGTTTTGATCTGGCGCGCGACTTGCGGGCGCACCCTGCCTTGAACCAGGCATGCCTGGTGGCGCTGAGCGGCTGGGGCACGGAAGACGACCGCGCGCGCAGCCGGCATGCCGGCATGGCGCATCACCTGACCAAGCCGGTGATGCTGGACGAAGTGACGGCACTGCTGACGCAGGTGGCGCAAGCGGCCTGA
- a CDS encoding MFS transporter: MAIPSTATPDIASVAPQEPLRAPSRIGTVIRVTSGNFIEMYDFFLFGFYATYISRAFFPATSEFAGLMMTFATFGAGFFMRPLGAILLGSYIDRIGRRKGLVLTLAIMASGTALIAFVPAYATIGLLAPLLVLTGRLLQGFSAGVELGGVSVYLSEMATPGNKGFYVSWQSASQQVAVIFSAALGYFLNQTLSPAFIADWGWRIPFFIGCSIIPVVFYIRSSLQETEAYLARKSHPTFRQMIKTISLNWPLVVTGAMLIVLTTVAFYLITVYTPTFGKSVLKLSTEDSLLVTLCIGLSNFIWLPVMGALSDRIGRWPIMAACAALTMLTAYPSLSWLVNHPSFDHMLMVELWLSFLYGSYNGATIVALTEIIPASVRTTGFSLAYSLATALFGGLTPLVSTLLIEGTGDKAAPGYWMAGAGAISLLATWLIYRGIVKERHPAAA, from the coding sequence ATGGCCATTCCATCGACCGCCACACCCGACATCGCGTCGGTCGCGCCGCAAGAACCGCTGCGCGCGCCCTCGCGCATCGGCACCGTCATCCGCGTGACGAGCGGAAACTTCATCGAAATGTACGATTTTTTCCTGTTCGGCTTTTACGCGACGTATATTTCCAGGGCGTTCTTCCCCGCCACCAGCGAATTCGCCGGGCTCATGATGACCTTCGCCACCTTCGGCGCGGGCTTTTTCATGCGCCCGCTGGGCGCCATCCTGCTCGGCAGCTATATCGACCGTATCGGCCGGCGCAAGGGCCTGGTGCTGACCCTGGCCATCATGGCTTCCGGCACGGCGCTGATCGCCTTCGTGCCAGCTTACGCCACCATCGGCCTGCTGGCGCCGTTGCTGGTGCTGACCGGGCGTTTGCTGCAAGGCTTCTCGGCTGGCGTCGAGCTGGGCGGCGTATCGGTGTATCTGTCCGAGATGGCGACACCCGGCAACAAGGGTTTTTACGTCAGCTGGCAATCGGCCAGCCAGCAGGTGGCCGTGATCTTCTCGGCCGCGCTGGGCTATTTCCTGAACCAGACCCTGAGCCCTGCCTTCATCGCGGACTGGGGCTGGCGCATCCCGTTCTTCATCGGCTGCTCGATCATCCCGGTGGTGTTCTACATCCGCAGCTCGCTGCAGGAGACCGAGGCCTACCTGGCGCGCAAGTCGCATCCGACCTTCCGGCAAATGATCAAGACCATCAGCCTGAACTGGCCGCTGGTGGTCACCGGCGCGATGCTGATCGTGCTGACGACGGTGGCCTTCTACCTGATCACCGTCTACACGCCGACCTTCGGCAAGAGCGTGCTCAAACTGAGCACCGAAGACAGCCTGCTCGTCACGCTGTGCATCGGCCTGTCAAACTTCATCTGGCTGCCGGTGATGGGCGCGCTATCCGACCGCATCGGACGCTGGCCGATCATGGCGGCATGCGCCGCGCTGACCATGCTGACGGCGTATCCGTCCCTGTCCTGGCTGGTCAACCATCCCAGCTTCGACCATATGCTGATGGTCGAGTTGTGGCTGTCTTTTCTCTATGGCAGCTACAACGGCGCCACCATCGTCGCGCTGACGGAAATCATCCCGGCCAGCGTGCGCACCACCGGTTTCTCGCTGGCCTACAGCCTGGCCACCGCGCTGTTCGGCGGCCTGACACCGCTGGTGTCGACCTTGCTGATCGAGGGCACCGGCGACAAGGCGGCGCCAGGCTACTGGATGGCCGGCGCCGGCGCCATCAGCCTGCTGGCCACGTGGCTGATCTATCGCGGCATCGTCAAGGAACGCCATCCGGCCGCGGCCTGA